The following proteins are encoded in a genomic region of Streptomyces sp. NBC_01723:
- a CDS encoding DUF6907 domain-containing protein — protein MENTPTTTSGNGHEGHISQPLGSAGRAARLQPVPTAPADSEPAVGGAPVQRAFTFTTVTGENVTVACMPGCTVDHRADSNTPTHPHDIYCSIPGTADELPLYGPLCNTRGPEDFRFLNWQIESYPFSARPAERLPFVAIEVFDDHYIEYLEPDTLQVIIGRLQKRVDSLREAHAQLVNVRTEYVNLPGVAA, from the coding sequence ATGGAAAACACGCCAACGACCACCAGCGGCAACGGTCACGAGGGCCACATCAGCCAGCCTCTCGGGAGCGCTGGCCGGGCTGCCCGGCTTCAGCCCGTCCCCACAGCCCCGGCCGACAGCGAGCCCGCCGTGGGAGGGGCCCCTGTCCAGCGGGCATTCACCTTCACCACCGTCACAGGTGAAAATGTGACCGTGGCCTGCATGCCCGGTTGCACAGTCGACCATAGGGCAGACAGCAACACGCCCACACACCCGCACGACATCTACTGCAGCATCCCCGGCACAGCCGACGAGCTGCCCCTCTATGGCCCGCTGTGCAACACGCGGGGCCCGGAGGACTTCCGCTTCCTCAACTGGCAGATCGAGTCCTACCCCTTCTCGGCACGGCCAGCGGAGAGGCTGCCCTTCGTGGCCATTGAGGTCTTCGATGACCACTACATCGAGTACCTCGAACCGGACACACTGCAGGTGATCATCGGCCGCCTGCAGAAGCGGGTCGATTCCCTGCGCGAGGCCCACGCCCAGCTCGTCAACGTCCGCACCGAGTACGTCAACCTTCCGGGGGTGGCAGCATGA
- a CDS encoding FAD-dependent oxidoreductase codes for MAAGERVVVVGAGVAGLTTAVVLAEAGVSVHVFAEEVPGVTSLAAGAMWGPYLVEPRDKVNQWGQRSLEIFRELAEDPATGVRLTSGIEASRTAEAPPDWATALPGFRPCGPAELPAGFSAGYRFTVPLIDMPTYLDYLLHRFDAAGGTVERRRLASLSDAGPATVIVNCTGLGAKDLLPDPDLRPIRGQHVVVTNPGLTEFFSEDTGLSPDLLCFYPHGDTVVLGGTAIDGEGGQASDDRAAASILARCAEVEPRLTTANVLEHRIGTRPTRATVRVGADRREDGALVVHNYGHGGTGVTLSWGCAGEAYELLASE; via the coding sequence ATGGCCGCAGGGGAACGTGTTGTTGTTGTCGGGGCTGGGGTGGCAGGGCTCACCACCGCCGTCGTTCTCGCCGAGGCCGGCGTCTCGGTGCATGTCTTCGCCGAGGAGGTGCCGGGCGTCACCTCGCTGGCGGCCGGGGCGATGTGGGGTCCGTACCTGGTCGAACCGAGGGACAAGGTCAACCAGTGGGGACAACGGTCGCTGGAAATCTTCCGTGAGCTGGCCGAGGATCCGGCCACGGGCGTCCGGCTCACCAGCGGCATCGAGGCATCCCGCACGGCCGAGGCGCCACCAGACTGGGCGACCGCCCTGCCCGGCTTCCGGCCGTGTGGGCCAGCTGAACTACCGGCCGGTTTCTCGGCCGGCTACCGGTTCACCGTGCCGCTGATCGACATGCCCACCTACCTCGACTACCTCCTGCATCGGTTTGATGCCGCTGGGGGAACAGTCGAGCGGCGACGACTGGCCTCACTCTCGGACGCCGGCCCGGCCACCGTGATCGTCAACTGTACGGGCCTCGGTGCCAAGGATCTACTCCCTGACCCTGACCTGCGGCCCATCCGCGGCCAGCACGTCGTCGTCACCAACCCAGGGTTGACCGAGTTCTTTTCCGAGGACACCGGCCTCTCACCGGACCTGCTGTGCTTCTACCCACACGGCGACACCGTCGTCCTGGGCGGCACGGCCATCGACGGTGAAGGTGGCCAAGCCTCCGACGACAGGGCGGCGGCCAGCATCCTGGCCCGCTGCGCCGAGGTCGAACCCCGTCTCACCACCGCCAACGTTCTGGAGCATCGGATCGGTACCCGGCCCACCCGGGCTACGGTCCGGGTGGGCGCTGACCGGCGGGAGGACGGCGCCTTGGTCGTGCACAACTATGGGCACGGGGGCACTGGCGTCACGCTGTCATGGGGTTGTGCCGGGGAAGCTTATGAGCTGCTCGCAAGCGAGTGA
- a CDS encoding class IV adenylate cyclase, with amino-acid sequence MDHEYEAKFLAVDATGLQAKLTALGAVQAFPRTLLTRKIFENDSLDGGAWVRLRDEGTRSTLTLKQVTDATTIDGTKEIETEVSDLHAMADILRRVGLTEVRYQENYREEWRLGEVAFDFDTWPDLPTFLEIEGPDEASVRQAAALLNLDYSEARFGSVDEIYKSEAGRDILAEPTLLFSDAEKQEDASSAVRNH; translated from the coding sequence ATGGATCACGAGTACGAGGCGAAGTTCCTGGCCGTCGACGCCACCGGCCTCCAGGCCAAGCTGACCGCCCTCGGAGCCGTCCAGGCGTTCCCCCGCACCCTCCTCACCCGCAAGATCTTCGAGAACGACTCCCTCGACGGCGGGGCCTGGGTCCGCCTTCGGGACGAAGGCACCCGATCGACCCTCACGCTCAAGCAAGTCACCGACGCCACCACGATCGACGGCACCAAGGAAATCGAGACCGAAGTATCCGACCTGCACGCCATGGCCGACATCCTGCGCCGGGTCGGCCTCACCGAAGTGCGCTACCAGGAGAACTACCGCGAGGAGTGGCGCCTGGGCGAGGTCGCCTTCGACTTCGACACCTGGCCCGACCTCCCCACCTTCCTGGAGATCGAGGGGCCCGACGAGGCATCGGTCCGGCAGGCCGCCGCGCTGCTGAACCTCGACTACTCCGAAGCCCGATTCGGCAGCGTCGACGAGATCTACAAGAGCGAGGCCGGCCGCGACATCCTCGCCGAGCCCACCCTCCTGTTCTCCGACGCCGAGAAGCAGGAGGACGCTTCCTCGGCGGTCCGAAACCACTGA
- a CDS encoding class I SAM-dependent methyltransferase — translation MQTQSLWEHTLTFFPQFLSTLRERVAPDATVAVVGASDGKFVLPLAAAGYHVVAIERDALALHGGEVRLPGDSEAHAMGLIDRLKLEELHSRVHVVEDDFLEGKPLGVQCEAIWTSCSWHYSANHHRPLAEFVHRMQRLVRPGGVFGAEFMMPVERRHHMTEHYTSPERLLPHFIGDWEILLTLRTNEFTERAHVGQPEDHTHRMGLLMAARTSPFTDHF, via the coding sequence ATGCAGACCCAGAGCCTGTGGGAGCACACCCTCACCTTCTTCCCCCAGTTCCTCAGCACACTGCGCGAGCGAGTCGCCCCTGACGCCACCGTCGCGGTCGTCGGCGCGAGCGACGGCAAGTTCGTCCTGCCGCTGGCCGCCGCCGGCTACCACGTGGTCGCCATCGAACGCGACGCGCTCGCCCTGCACGGAGGCGAGGTACGCCTTCCGGGTGACAGCGAGGCCCACGCGATGGGCCTGATCGACCGGCTGAAGCTCGAAGAACTCCATTCCCGTGTCCACGTGGTTGAGGACGACTTCCTCGAGGGCAAGCCCCTGGGCGTGCAGTGCGAGGCAATCTGGACGAGCTGCTCGTGGCACTACAGTGCCAACCACCACCGCCCGCTCGCCGAGTTCGTCCACCGCATGCAACGCCTGGTCCGCCCGGGCGGTGTGTTCGGTGCGGAGTTCATGATGCCCGTCGAAAGACGCCACCACATGACCGAGCACTACACCTCCCCCGAGCGCCTGCTCCCTCACTTCATCGGTGACTGGGAAATCCTGCTCACCCTGCGCACGAACGAGTTCACGGAACGGGCCCACGTCGGCCAGCCTGAGGACCACACCCACCGCATGGGCCTGCTCATGGCAGCCCGAACGTCCCCCTTCACCGACCACTTCTGA
- a CDS encoding radical SAM protein has product MIREVTGIRKIRMLYLQLLYRCNFTCLHCFHGKRLQYADAFTADEASRLLTLMRDEYGTEEVTLLGGEPFVHRDLPQVVRHAKEELGQRVEICTNGYRIERRLTEIAPHLDLLRVSLEGVGSTNDGIRRHGSYQSALDALSLARDLGVPTGATMTVTSRNIGEVLALAGILARLGVQQLKLHHLRPVGNAANHPELLVTEPAAYGRLREELAAADLPLEVIVDEDLSEHGAPQLCAPTGGPREIDRIEADPRGALTMSCKAVGKDSHAFWYEKSAGRIVHQPSPADELTLAVPDVVYARA; this is encoded by the coding sequence GTGATCAGGGAAGTCACCGGGATCAGGAAGATCCGGATGCTGTACCTGCAGCTGCTCTACCGCTGCAACTTCACGTGCCTGCACTGCTTCCACGGCAAGCGGCTTCAGTACGCGGACGCCTTTACCGCCGACGAAGCCAGTCGCCTCCTCACCCTGATGCGGGACGAGTACGGCACGGAGGAAGTCACCCTGCTCGGCGGGGAGCCCTTCGTCCACCGGGACCTCCCGCAGGTCGTCCGCCACGCCAAGGAGGAACTGGGCCAGCGCGTCGAGATCTGCACCAACGGGTACCGGATCGAGCGCCGCCTGACAGAGATCGCGCCGCACCTGGACCTCCTCAGGGTGTCCCTGGAGGGCGTCGGATCGACCAACGACGGCATCCGCAGGCACGGCAGCTACCAGAGTGCCCTCGACGCACTGAGCCTGGCACGGGACCTCGGAGTTCCGACCGGTGCGACCATGACCGTGACTTCACGAAACATCGGTGAGGTACTCGCCCTCGCCGGCATCCTGGCCCGACTCGGGGTCCAGCAACTCAAGCTCCACCACCTGCGGCCCGTAGGCAACGCCGCCAACCACCCCGAGCTACTGGTCACCGAGCCTGCCGCCTACGGCCGGCTCCGCGAAGAGCTCGCGGCGGCCGACCTACCCCTGGAAGTGATCGTCGACGAGGACCTCTCCGAGCACGGCGCCCCACAGCTCTGCGCCCCGACCGGCGGGCCCCGCGAGATCGACCGCATCGAGGCCGACCCGCGTGGTGCCCTGACCATGTCCTGCAAGGCCGTGGGCAAGGACTCTCACGCCTTCTGGTACGAGAAGAGCGCTGGCCGCATCGTCCACCAGCCCTCGCCCGCGGACGAGCTCACGCTCGCGGTGCCGGACGTGGTGTACGCCCGTGCCTGA
- a CDS encoding HAD family hydrolase → MELIVLWDIDHTLIENAGVSKEIYAAAFSELAGFEPSEPARTEGRTDRLIMRDMFVRDGLPVPDWPGIEAALERAGSERRDALRSRGWALPGAHEALKVASARSGWVSSVLTGNIAANARVKLSAFGLDSLLDLPVGAYGADADLRSDLVAVARERVQRLRGIRVDTPIVLVGDTPRDVEAALATGCGIVAVASGLHDHAELAAAGAPEVLQDLADAKRLLSVLESLAGDGKRPRTSSGRP, encoded by the coding sequence ATGGAGCTCATCGTCCTGTGGGACATCGACCACACCCTCATCGAGAACGCGGGGGTGAGCAAGGAGATCTACGCCGCCGCCTTCTCGGAGCTTGCGGGGTTTGAGCCGTCGGAGCCAGCACGCACCGAGGGGCGTACGGACCGACTGATCATGCGCGACATGTTCGTTCGGGACGGGCTGCCCGTACCCGACTGGCCCGGCATCGAGGCCGCCCTCGAACGGGCAGGAAGTGAGCGCCGGGACGCGCTGCGTTCGCGCGGATGGGCCCTGCCAGGAGCCCATGAAGCGCTGAAGGTCGCCTCGGCACGGAGCGGCTGGGTCTCCTCTGTCCTGACCGGCAACATCGCGGCCAACGCCCGCGTGAAGCTCTCCGCGTTCGGCCTCGACTCCTTGCTGGACCTGCCGGTGGGCGCCTACGGAGCGGACGCCGATCTCCGCTCCGATCTGGTCGCGGTCGCCCGCGAGCGAGTGCAGCGGCTTCGTGGCATCCGGGTCGACACGCCCATCGTCCTGGTCGGGGACACCCCTCGTGATGTGGAGGCTGCCCTGGCCACGGGGTGCGGGATCGTCGCCGTCGCCTCCGGTCTGCACGATCACGCGGAACTCGCAGCGGCCGGCGCCCCCGAGGTCCTTCAGGACCTGGCAGACGCCAAGCGCCTTCTAAGCGTCCTGGAGTCGCTCGCAGGTGACGGAAAACGTCCCAGGACGTCCTCGGGCCGTCCCTGA
- a CDS encoding helix-turn-helix domain-containing protein yields the protein MNDRLHTVLAQRGVSPDALAEICEVDPKTVSRWLGGRVPHARHRFRVAGHLRVEETFLWPTPSKRPGPPRDGLGTELVGTYQNRASVPRDVWLSLLREARQEISVLVFSGTFFAQSNPHVAKMLSERAAEGVRVRLCFGDPDGQAVAVRGREEGIGDTLAAKIRASLTYYRPLLGEAGCAVRLHDTTLYTSMFRYDDDLLVNPHIWGQPASANPLLHLRRADGMGWFDNYAQSFDAVWAAARPWAPDQERTADHGQD from the coding sequence GTGAACGACCGACTGCATACCGTGCTCGCCCAACGCGGGGTCTCACCCGACGCGCTCGCCGAGATCTGCGAGGTCGACCCCAAGACAGTGAGCCGGTGGCTGGGAGGACGGGTTCCTCACGCGCGGCATCGCTTTCGCGTGGCCGGTCATCTGCGCGTGGAGGAGACCTTCCTCTGGCCGACGCCCTCCAAGCGGCCCGGTCCACCCCGCGACGGATTAGGCACCGAACTGGTCGGCACCTACCAGAACCGAGCCAGCGTGCCGCGGGACGTATGGCTCTCGCTGCTGCGGGAGGCCCGGCAGGAGATCAGCGTCCTCGTCTTCTCCGGCACGTTCTTCGCACAGTCCAACCCGCACGTCGCCAAGATGCTCTCCGAACGCGCCGCCGAGGGCGTCCGGGTCCGCCTGTGCTTCGGTGACCCCGACGGACAGGCGGTCGCCGTCCGGGGCCGCGAAGAGGGAATCGGCGACACACTCGCCGCCAAGATCCGCGCCTCGCTGACGTACTACCGCCCCCTGCTGGGCGAGGCCGGGTGCGCGGTGCGTCTGCATGACACCACGCTCTACACGTCCATGTTCCGCTACGACGACGACCTCCTCGTCAATCCCCACATCTGGGGGCAGCCGGCCAGCGCCAACCCCCTCCTCCACCTCAGGAGAGCCGACGGCATGGGGTGGTTCGACAACTACGCTCAGAGCTTCGACGCCGTCTGGGCCGCCGCACGGCCATGGGCACCCGACCAGGAGAGGACCGCCGACCATGGGCAGGACTGA
- a CDS encoding NUDIX hydrolase, with protein sequence MGRTEYYNDPAAPKANTLIPASNLLVADETGAILLQRRRDTGQWALPGGAQDIGETAAQCAVRECLEETGIIAEITGFLGVYTNPNHIVAYTDGEIRQQYENTYIGRPVGGEPTINDEADGVRFVQPADLDQYDIHPSMRQQIGDYLAGTYPYLG encoded by the coding sequence ATGGGCAGGACTGAGTACTACAACGACCCGGCCGCGCCGAAAGCGAACACCCTTATCCCGGCCAGCAACCTGCTCGTCGCCGACGAGACGGGCGCCATCCTCCTCCAGCGCCGCCGCGATACCGGACAGTGGGCACTCCCCGGCGGAGCCCAGGACATCGGCGAGACCGCGGCCCAGTGTGCGGTCCGCGAGTGCCTGGAGGAGACCGGCATCATCGCGGAGATCACCGGCTTCCTCGGCGTCTACACCAACCCGAACCACATCGTCGCCTACACCGACGGCGAGATCCGCCAGCAGTACGAGAACACCTACATCGGCCGCCCTGTCGGCGGTGAGCCCACAATCAACGACGAGGCCGACGGCGTCCGCTTCGTCCAGCCCGCAGACCTGGACCAGTACGACATCCACCCGAGTATGCGCCAGCAGATCGGCGATTATCTCGCCGGCACTTATCCCTACCTCGGCTGA
- a CDS encoding HD domain-containing protein, translating into MDDLFGEWAVQTAEAELSGPLPRRWTHTQGVATRAVEVRQVLGGDAGLLLAAATLHDVGYAPRLAITGFHPLDGARFLRDEHGADERLTRLVANHSFALLEAEERGLQEELMQEFPLLEEPLLVDALVYCDMTTTPDGGRTTARERVTEIVDRYGADSVVGRFIRRAAPEIFSSVERIEAALAAQPR; encoded by the coding sequence ATGGATGACTTGTTCGGTGAGTGGGCAGTGCAGACAGCGGAAGCCGAACTCAGCGGTCCGCTTCCACGGCGGTGGACACATACACAAGGCGTGGCTACTCGCGCTGTTGAAGTGCGTCAGGTTCTCGGCGGAGATGCTGGCCTGCTCCTTGCCGCCGCAACGCTTCATGACGTCGGGTACGCGCCTCGCCTGGCGATCACGGGATTCCATCCACTTGACGGAGCGCGCTTCCTCCGAGACGAGCACGGTGCCGACGAGAGGCTGACGCGGCTGGTGGCGAACCATTCGTTCGCACTGCTGGAGGCGGAGGAGCGCGGGTTGCAGGAGGAGCTGATGCAGGAGTTCCCACTGCTGGAGGAGCCGTTGCTGGTGGACGCCCTCGTGTACTGCGACATGACGACGACGCCCGATGGCGGTCGGACGACCGCGCGGGAGCGGGTTACGGAGATCGTCGACCGCTACGGCGCGGACAGCGTGGTCGGTCGGTTCATCCGGCGGGCGGCGCCGGAGATCTTCTCCTCTGTCGAGAGGATCGAGGCCGCTCTGGCGGCTCAGCCGAGGTAG
- a CDS encoding N-6 DNA methylase: MTLSVPPSPTALETVFNRVVERKAVRAEATLQADIRQFLLDADLNLGEQDLLTPVLEAQVGGGTGHRIDIEMGATVIEVKKDISRPKIRKDAVAQLAKYVRARTEQRERRHVGILTDGADWRAYTLVNNELNEVNHFDARERNVRSLDLVRWLEGVLATSEGAAPTPDAIATRLGADSVAHSIDKAVLAALYEENKSLPTVQLKRDLWSRLLRSALGAQFEDSDDLFIEHTLLVNTASIIAHAVMGIPVKDTPPASLVNGQLFTQARISGVVESDFFGWPLEIEGGEGFIQDLSRRLAGFDWSRVEHDVLKVLYESVIAAETRKKQGEYYTPDWLAEATVTEAVPDPLNLRIMDPSCGSGTFLFHGVRRYLAAARDIGLPLREALDGLHDHVAGIDLHPVAVALARVTYLLAIGRETLTSEERGPINVPVYLGDSLQWDQRTDLIDHGHLVIQTGTGNQLFTNELRFSEDLLRDAGRFDAIVNELADKAADPYRVKGKLPSLVALFNRHGISNADDREELTDNFRVLCDLVDEGRNHIWSYYVRNLARPMWLSRAENRVDILVGNPPWLSYRHMPGDMQKTFKDMMQARGLWKGFEVATHQDLSGLFIARAVQQYLREGGSFAFVVPNPVLDRPYWTGFRSGEWTDPDHPVKVNFTGSWDLRRLRPHFFPRAAAVIFGRRRPLAIGQQGNNAVALPKATEIWTGKIAKSAAHWERAKGWITRKSGELRYPKEGLINSPYRDRFAQGAIVVPKVLFFVKEQAASPLGLGGGRVSVRSQRSALEKKPWKELPDREGSVEKEFVRPVLLGEHVVPYRVMGADKVVLPIEGANTLMDGEHDHLDRYPDLAKWWRDAERLWDDNRSSERLSLIEQLNFRKKLTDQLPGAPLRVVYAKAAMYVTAALVDDPNAIIDHKLYWGTVATREEGMYLLAVLNSAYTTEVVRPLMSYGKDERDIDKAVWELPIPDFDPADAKHARIAEIGEAEHQRIAELKFEDGKSYIQIRRTLRDFLLSSPDAEELDQLVTELLG, from the coding sequence GTGACGCTCTCCGTCCCGCCTTCGCCGACCGCGCTCGAAACCGTGTTCAATCGGGTCGTCGAGCGCAAGGCTGTCCGAGCCGAAGCGACACTGCAGGCGGACATCCGCCAGTTTCTGCTGGATGCGGACCTCAACCTCGGCGAGCAGGATCTCCTCACACCCGTGCTGGAAGCGCAGGTGGGCGGTGGCACCGGTCACCGCATCGATATTGAGATGGGCGCGACCGTCATCGAGGTCAAGAAGGACATCAGCCGCCCAAAGATCCGCAAGGACGCGGTCGCGCAGCTAGCGAAGTATGTGCGTGCCCGAACAGAGCAGCGCGAGCGGCGGCACGTCGGGATCCTCACTGACGGCGCGGACTGGCGCGCCTACACGCTGGTCAACAACGAGCTGAATGAGGTCAACCATTTCGATGCCCGGGAGCGCAACGTCAGGTCGCTGGACTTGGTCCGGTGGCTCGAAGGCGTCCTAGCAACGTCCGAGGGTGCCGCACCTACACCAGATGCCATTGCAACCCGCCTCGGAGCGGACAGCGTCGCACACTCCATCGACAAGGCGGTTCTGGCTGCGCTGTACGAGGAGAACAAGAGTCTGCCGACCGTTCAGCTGAAGCGCGACCTGTGGTCTCGGTTGCTGCGCAGTGCACTGGGCGCCCAGTTCGAGGACAGCGACGATCTGTTCATCGAGCACACGCTCCTCGTGAATACCGCCTCGATCATCGCCCACGCGGTGATGGGCATCCCCGTGAAGGACACCCCGCCCGCTTCCTTGGTCAACGGTCAGCTGTTCACCCAGGCGCGGATCTCGGGTGTTGTCGAGTCGGACTTCTTCGGCTGGCCGCTGGAGATTGAGGGCGGCGAGGGGTTCATTCAAGACTTGTCTCGTCGCCTCGCCGGCTTCGACTGGTCGAGGGTCGAGCACGACGTACTGAAGGTTCTGTACGAGTCGGTGATCGCCGCCGAGACCCGTAAAAAGCAAGGAGAGTACTACACGCCAGACTGGCTGGCGGAAGCGACGGTGACCGAGGCAGTCCCCGATCCGCTGAACCTGCGGATCATGGACCCGTCGTGTGGTTCCGGCACGTTTCTCTTCCACGGCGTCCGCCGCTATCTGGCAGCCGCACGGGACATCGGGCTGCCGCTGCGAGAGGCGCTGGATGGGCTCCATGACCATGTCGCCGGCATCGACCTCCACCCGGTTGCTGTGGCGCTGGCCCGCGTCACGTACCTCCTCGCCATCGGCCGCGAGACGCTTACCTCTGAGGAGCGCGGCCCGATAAACGTCCCTGTCTACCTGGGAGACAGCCTCCAGTGGGACCAGCGCACCGACCTCATCGACCACGGCCACCTCGTCATCCAGACCGGCACAGGGAACCAGCTTTTCACTAACGAACTGCGCTTCTCCGAAGACTTGCTGCGCGACGCCGGCCGCTTCGACGCGATCGTGAACGAGCTCGCCGACAAGGCCGCCGACCCGTACCGGGTTAAAGGAAAGCTGCCCTCTCTCGTTGCGCTCTTCAATCGGCATGGGATCTCTAACGCAGACGACCGTGAAGAGCTGACAGACAACTTCCGCGTCCTGTGCGACCTGGTTGACGAGGGGCGCAACCACATCTGGTCCTATTACGTACGCAACTTGGCTCGCCCTATGTGGCTTTCCCGTGCTGAGAACCGTGTTGACATTCTCGTCGGCAATCCGCCCTGGCTGTCCTACAGGCACATGCCAGGCGACATGCAGAAGACCTTCAAAGACATGATGCAGGCCCGCGGTCTGTGGAAGGGTTTTGAGGTCGCCACCCACCAGGACCTTTCTGGTCTGTTTATCGCTCGCGCTGTCCAGCAGTACCTACGGGAGGGCGGTTCTTTTGCCTTCGTCGTCCCCAATCCCGTGCTGGATCGCCCCTACTGGACCGGTTTCCGCAGCGGAGAATGGACTGATCCCGACCACCCCGTCAAGGTCAACTTCACCGGTTCCTGGGATTTGCGCCGGCTACGTCCTCACTTCTTCCCTCGCGCTGCCGCCGTCATTTTTGGCCGCCGCCGCCCTCTCGCCATCGGTCAGCAGGGCAACAATGCCGTTGCGTTGCCCAAGGCAACCGAGATCTGGACCGGAAAGATCGCCAAGAGTGCGGCTCATTGGGAACGCGCCAAGGGCTGGATCACGCGGAAGTCGGGTGAGTTGCGTTACCCAAAGGAAGGGCTGATCAACTCGCCGTACCGGGACCGTTTTGCGCAAGGGGCTATCGTTGTCCCCAAGGTGCTCTTCTTCGTCAAGGAACAGGCTGCCAGCCCGCTCGGTCTCGGCGGCGGCCGAGTCTCGGTCCGTTCACAGCGCAGCGCTTTGGAGAAGAAACCCTGGAAGGAACTTCCCGACCGGGAAGGATCGGTGGAGAAGGAGTTTGTCCGGCCCGTCCTGCTCGGAGAGCACGTCGTTCCCTATCGGGTCATGGGCGCAGACAAGGTAGTCCTGCCCATCGAGGGGGCGAATACCCTCATGGACGGTGAGCATGACCACCTCGATCGCTATCCGGACCTGGCGAAGTGGTGGCGAGACGCCGAACGACTCTGGGATGACAACCGCTCCAGCGAACGACTTTCCTTGATCGAGCAACTCAACTTCAGAAAGAAGCTGACTGATCAGCTCCCCGGTGCTCCCCTCCGGGTGGTGTACGCGAAGGCTGCCATGTACGTCACCGCAGCGCTGGTGGACGATCCGAATGCGATCATCGATCACAAGTTGTACTGGGGAACTGTCGCCACTCGCGAGGAGGGCATGTACCTGCTGGCGGTATTGAACTCGGCCTACACCACTGAAGTCGTGCGTCCACTCATGTCCTACGGCAAGGACGAACGGGACATCGACAAAGCCGTCTGGGAGCTACCCATCCCGGACTTCGATCCGGCTGACGCCAAGCACGCACGAATCGCTGAGATTGGTGAGGCCGAGCATCAGCGGATCGCGGAGCTGAAGTTCGAAGACGGCAAGAGCTACATCCAGATCCGTCGGACCCTGCGCGACTTCCTTCTCAGCTCCCCCGACGCCGAGGAACTGGATCAACTGGTCACTGAACTACTCGGCTGA